A genomic segment from Amphiura filiformis chromosome 10, Afil_fr2py, whole genome shotgun sequence encodes:
- the LOC140162675 gene encoding sideroflexin-1-like, translating into MAAEVAIGSPVESAVQSIDRPNLNEPKWDQTSYGGRAKHFFAVTNPLNLLLTGSQLNEAKRLVTLYKEGKVPANVTNEELWQAKYRYDSAFHPDTGDKMILIGRMSAQVPMNMSITGCMMTWYQTAPAVLLWQWINQSFNAVVNFTNRSGDAPLPTSLIAKSYVLATSGAVITAMGLNHLAHHAPPLVGRFVPFAAVAAANCINIPMMRQRELTSGIPVFDADNNRLGDSKAAAKSAITQVAVSRIIMAMPGMIIPPIVMNKLEQQGYWKRHPRLAAPIQIGLVGFMLIFATPLCCALFPQKSSISTSKLEPEIKAVIEARGKSMDKVYFNKGL; encoded by the exons ATGGCAGCAGAGGTAGCAATCGGCAGTCCAGTTGAATCAGCTGTGCAATCTATTGACCGACCGAACCTGAATGAGCCAAAATGGGACCAGACTTCTTATGGAGGCAGAGCCAAGCATTTCTTTGCCGTGACAAACCCACTAAACCTTCTATTGACAGGGTCACAGCTAAATGAAGCCAAAAGATTAGTTACATTATACaa GGAAGGCAAGGTACCAGCCAACGTCACAAATGAGGAGTTATGGCAAGCCAAATATCGATACGACTCTGCATTTCACCCAGATACAGGAGACAAGATGATACTTATCGGTAGGATGTCTGCACAGGTCCCAATGAATATGTCCATCACAGGCTGTATGATGACATGGTATCA aactgCCCCAGCAGTGTTATTATGGCAGTGgatcaaccaatcatttaatgCTGTCGTTAATTTCACAAACAGAAGCGGTGATGCCCCTCTCCCTACAAG CTTAATTGCTAAATCCTATGTGCTGGCTACCTCAGGTGCAGTGATCACAGCTATGGGTCTCAATCATCTTGCGCAT CACGCCCCTCCTCTAGTTGGTCGGTTTGTCCCATTTGCTGCGGTAGCTGCAGCCAATTGCATCAACATTCCTATGATGAGGCAAAGGGAGTTGACCAGCGGAATACCGGTGTTTGATGCGGATAACAATAGACTAGGAGACTCCAAAGCTGCTGCAAAGTCGGCCATTACTCAGGTTGCTGTGTCCAGAATTATCATGGCTATGCCTGGCATGA TTATCCCTCCAATTGTAATGAATAAACTTGAACAGCAGGGTTACTGGAAGAGGCACCCAAGGCTAGCTGCACCCATCCAAATTGGACTTGTTGGCTTTat GTTGATATTTGCCACACCACTATGCTGTGCTCTCTTCCCACAGAAAAG TTCTATATCAACCAGCAAGCTAGAGCCAGAGATCAAAGCAGTTATAGAAGCAAGAGGCAAATCTATGGACAAAGTCTACTTCAACAAGGGCCTCTAA